The following proteins are co-located in the Tachysurus vachellii isolate PV-2020 chromosome 17, HZAU_Pvac_v1, whole genome shotgun sequence genome:
- the ankhd1 gene encoding ankyrin repeat and KH domain-containing protein 1 isoform X6 yields MQDAVAGTAMLTDGFEDEIDSVTPRSPALGMGVGATPGAGLGGLGLGVGGKKVRLFGEPGGPAADRLDFKLTAAAVLSSGPGSGSDEDEVSEVESFILDQEDLDNPVLKTASELLLSTAADGADLRTVDPETQARLEALLEAAGIGKLSTADGKAFADPEVLRRLTSSVSCALDEAAAALTRMRAENTLNANQADNRSLPEACSDGDVNAVKKLLDEGHSVNEHTEEGESLLCLACSAGYYELAQVLLAMHANVEDRGIKGDITPLMAAASGGYVDIVKLLLVHGADVNAQSSSGNTALTYACAGGFLDVVKVLLKEGANIEDHNENGHTPLMEAASAGHVEVARVLLEYGAGINTHSNEFKESALTLACYKGHLDMVRFLLEAGADQEHKTDEMHTALMEACMDGHVEVARLLLDSGAQVNMPADSFESPLTLAACGGHVELAALLIERGANLEEVNDEGYTPLMEAAREGHEEMVALLLAQGANINAQTEETQETALTLACCGGFLEVADFLIKAGADIELGCSTPLMEAAQEGHLELVKYLLAAGANVHATTATGDTALTYACENGHTDVADVLLQTGADLEHESEGGRTPLMKAARAGHLCTVQFLISKGANVNRATANNDHTVVSLACAGGHLAVVELLLAHGADPTHRLKDGSTMLIEAAKGGHTNVVSYLLDYPNNILSVPAPDLSQLTPPSHDTSQAPRVPFQALAMVVPPQEPDSVPSTIATPPPVTTKGMSKQRLNTLQSNTVATGGLDADLLPPFHPYQPLECIVEETEGKLNELGQRISAIEKAQLESLELIQGEPLTKDKIEELKKSREEQVQKKKKILKELQKVERQLQLKTQQQLNKEYMEGKMKEEPGQAAGVEAPSTPLPPQATQLGSSTGCNDDDKDQTLPDDEDDEEGEEDDEDEDDGDYAELPQVDTILHREGIQQPAPPPPPQPLSLQGPPPPPLQSSFVPIQPMNAQQSTDFGSTEYPGSSSPDLQRVMLGQQLSGLGPGLLAQAPDGLMVATPAQTLTDTLDDIMAVSSRVPMLNTTTSPIPQPTTQTPMNTVSPSSMLPLYPSVDIDAHTESNHDTALTLACAGGHEELVSVLIARGANIEHRDKKGFTPLILAATAGHVGVVEILLDKGGDIEAQSERTKDTPLSLACSGGRQEVVELLLLRGANKEHRNVSDYTPLSLAASGGYVNIIKILLNAGAEINSRTGSKLGISPLMLAAMNGHVPAVKLLLDMGSDINAQIETNRNTALTLACFQGRAEVVSLLLDRKANVEHRAKTGLTPLMEAASGGYAEVGRVLLDKGADVNAPPVPSSRDTALTIAADKGHYKFCELLINRVAHIDVRNKKGNTPLWLAANGGHFDVVQLLVQAGADVDAADNRKITPLMAAFRKGHVKVVQYLVKEVNQFPSDIECMRYIATIADKELLKKCHQCMETIVKAKDQQAAEANKNASILLKELDLEKSREESKKQALAAKREKRKEKRKKKKEEQKKKLEEEAKVKDTYSETQDLKEDSAEEPEVPIEPPSATTTTTIGISATSTTFTNAFGKKRASVVTTPSTNRKNKKNKTKDSPTEPIILQDPQVALAQQKADKNKIHGEPRGGGAPGGTSDSDNLDSTDCNSESSNGSKSQDLADLSSSSTSFSSSAPTGTSQPLLMAEKRQAMSHPTSREEKVTVSISRPQQKSHEVISDLTPSSLPTSFKTISLPVTSPNSKMNLTSPKRGQKREEGWKEVVRRSKKLSVPASVVSRIMGRGGCNITAIQDVTGAHIDVDKQKDKNGERMITIRGGTESTRHAVQLINALIQDPAKELEDLIPRNHIRQPGTNTKIGSTYTTSTGATSTTAASSKGLSSVVPSSSVSFQSSSNSTTQQASKMGKNMAPGVRPQFVSLPPLAYTHPQLALLAAQTMHQIRHPRLPMAQFGGTFSPSPNTWGPFPVRPVSPGSANSSPKHSGSVPPRPSSSAPATAEHLAPVSSAIIASGSTASPTSTVPSKTPTPTSVRKQLFSSEPKPTAVPAVATTASSTPAVQTPPAPLSCAPTTPTTPPPMPAPIAPSTQHTQALKTESTPAGTPAKEKPVVDLPVPVSTAPCEGSSPSTPLHFPASPSAQPVLPVLAEVRQQVPLPFTASTEPSSSSTVQPGVTLPVSRPVPPTTVSSTIANTSSTLPLYTTPAGTGVSTRLQPPTTYYPMGPGAPMQEQQSVFVPSGATQEPHKQQQQPTQPSLATASMPPHSLQISSTMGMLNGSQVHLHSGKAQLPPNFGPAALFNHFSSIFDSNQVGNNQVWGACHLPTRTPPEQPYSAPPAYMGGMGQMESTMPPPDGSKAPGYRCTSQRVVSSPIGMHPMDPSGNSISSSTALTSFATSMSASPVFLQGPAPVGTPSFSRQHFSPHPWSASTSCESPVPSVSSGASSPLCTSTVTPALIQAKPSSSCQQDRKVPPPIGTERLARIRQTGSVNHTMLPTSYTPPVGQGGIWSFGVGSASEAMSGWSQPMMGGPVIHQQLQEQSAFSQHQAMERDDTGIVAPSNTFHQPMPTNFMDFPKGLPMSMYGGTMIPPHPQMAEAPGGPMYNGLHTTDPAWNPILKVVPSSAENTDPQQVWPGTWAPHVGNVHLNHVN; encoded by the exons GCATTGGTAAACTGTCCACTGCCGATGGCAAAGCCTTCGCAGATCCCGAGGTGCTGCGCCGCCTGACGTCATCAGTGAGCTGCGCACTGGACGAAGCCGCTGCCGCCCTCACACGCATGAGGGCTGAAAACACGCTCAACGCCAACCAGGCAGACAA CCGTAGCCTGCCTGAGGCCTGCTCCGACGGAGACGTAAACGCGGTGAAGAAGCTGCTGGACGAGGGCCACAGCGTCAACGAACACACAGAGGAAGGAGAGAGCCTGCTCTGTCTGGCCTGCTCCGCTGGATACTATGAGCTCGCACAG GTCTTGCTGGCGATGCACGCTAACGTAGAGGACCGAGGCATCAAGGGAGACATCACGCCTCTCATGGCTGCTGCTAGTGGTGGTTACGTAGACATCGTCAAACTGCTCTTGGTTCACGGAGCAGATGTCAACGCACAGTCCTCTTCAG GTAACACAGCACTGACGTACGCCTGTGCTGGTGGTTTCCTGGATGTCGTAAAAGTTCTTCTAAAGGAGGGAGCCAACATTGAAGATCACAACGAGAACGGCCACACGCCCCTAATGGAGGCAGCTAGCGCGGGCCATGTGGAGGTGGCACGTGTGCTCCTAGAATATGGTGCAGGGatcaacacacactccaacGAGTTTAAGGAAAGCGCTCTCACACTAGCCTGCTATAAAG GGCATTTGGACATGGTGCGGTTTCTCTTGGAGGCAGGAGCTGACCAGGAACACAAGACGGACGAGATGCACACGGCACTCATGGAAGCCTGCATG GATGGGCACGTAGAGGTGGCACGGTTGCTGTTAGACAGCGGTGCGCAGGTAAACATGCCAGCGGATTCGTTTGAGTCGCCGCTGACCCTAGCAGCTTGCGGTGGGCATGTGGAGCTGGCAGCACTTCTTATTGAGCGAGGGGCAAACCTGGAGGAGGTCAACGATGAGGGATACACTCCCCTTATGGAGGCTGCACGTGAGGGTCACGAGGAAATGGTGGCTTTGCTCCTGGCACAAG GTGCAAACATCAACGCTCAGACGGAAGAGACACAGGAGACGGCGCTGACACTGGCTTGCTGTGGGGGTTTCTTGGAGGTGGCTGACTTCCTCATCAAAGCTGGCGCAGACATCGAGCTCGGATGCTCCACTCCTCTCATGGAGGCTGCGCAGGAAGGACATCTAGAGCTGGTCAAGTACCTGCTGGCTGCTG GAGCTAATGTCCATGCCACGACAGCCACGGGGGACACAGCGCTGACATACGCCTGTGAAAACGGACACACAGATGTAGCTGATGTGCTGCTTCAGACCGGAGCTGACCTT gaaCATGAGTCAGAAGGTGGAAGGACTCCACTGATGAAAGCAGCCAGAGCAGGGCATCTTTGCACTGTGCAGTTTCTAATCAGTAAAG GTGCTAATGTTAACAGAGCCACAGCCAATAACGATCACACAGTGGTGTCTCTCGCCTGTGCTGGAGGTCACCTGGCTGTGGTGGAACTGCTGCTGGCTCATGGTGCAGATCCCACTCACAGACTGAAG GATGGCTCAACTATGCTGATAGAAGCTGCTAAGGGTGGTCACACCAATGTGGTGTCCTACTTGCTAGACTACCCAAACAACATTTTGTCAGTCCCAGCACCGGATTTATCTCAGCTCACGCCCCCCTCCCATGACACATCTCAG GCTCCTAGAGTCCCATTCCAAGCTCTGGCCATGGTGGTACCACCTCAGGAGCCAGACAGCGTGCCGTCCACCATTGCCACACCCCCACCCGTCACAACTAAAG GGATGTCAAAGCAAAGGCTGAACACTCTGCAGAGCAATACTGTGGCCACAGGGGGGCTGGACGCTGACCTTCTCCCTCCATTCCACCCGTACCAACCCCTCGAGTGCATTGTTGAGGAGACGGAAGGCAAGCTAAACGAGCTGGGCCAGCGCATTAGCGCTATCGAGAAGGCCCAACTGGAGTCGCTAGAGCTGATCCAGGGCGAGCCGCTCACCAAAGACAAGATCGAAGAGCTGAAGAAGAGCCGTGAGGAGCAGgtccaaaagaagaagaagatcctGAAGGAGCTGCAGAAGGTCGAGCGGCAGCTGCAACTCAAGACGCAGCAGCAGCTCAACAAAGAATACATGGAGGGCAAGATGAAGGAAGAGCCGGGCCAGGCGGCAGGGGTGGAGGCACCCAGCACCCCCCTGCCACCACAGGCCACGCAGCTGGGCTCCAGTACAGGGTGCAATGATGACGACAAAGACCAGACGCTCcctgatgatgaggatgatgaggagggcgaagaggatgatgaggatgaggatgacgGAGACTATGCTGAGCTCCCACAGGTGGACACCATCCTGCACCGAGAGGGAATACAACAGCCAGCACCACCGCCTCCACCTCAGCCCCTCAGCCTCCAAGGACCACCTCCTCCACCGCTACAGTCCAGCTTTGTCCCCATTCAACCTATGAATGCACAGCAGTCCACAGACTTCGGTAGCACAGAGTACCCAGGCAGCAGCAGCCCGGACCTGCAGAGGGTAATGTTGGGCCAGCAGCTGTCTGGGCTCGGGCCGGGTCTCCTCGCACAGGCACCGGATGGCCTCATGGTGGCCACGCCTGCACAGACGCTCACAGACACTCTGGACGACATCATGGCAG TGAGCAGCAGAGTGCCTATGTTAAACACTACAACCTCACCCATACCTCAGCCCACAACACAGACGCCCATGAACACTGTCTCCCCATCCTCCATGCTCCCACTCTATCCATCTGTAGACATCGATGCACAT acGGAGAGCAATCATGACACGGCTCTGACTCTGGCCTGCGCAGGTGGCCATGAAGAGCTGGTGTCGGTACTCATTGCACGTGGCGCCAACATTGAGCACCGGGACAAAAAGG GGTTCACTCCATTGATCCTGGCTGCCACAGCAGGTCACGTTGGCGTTGTTGAGATCCTCCTGGACAAAGGAGGAGACATCGAGGCGCAGTCTGAAAGGACCAAAGACACCCCTCTCTCCCTTGCGTGCTCAGGCGGAAGACAAGAG GTCGTAGAACTGTTGCTTCTTCGCGGTGCAAACAAGGAGCACCGAAACGTGTCCGACTACACCCCACTCAGCCTGGCAGCCTCAGGAGGATATGTCAATATAATCAAAATTCTCCTCAATGCCGGAGCTGAGATCAATTCCAG GACGGGCAGCAAGCTGGGCATCTCTCCTTTAATGTTGGCAGCAATGAATGGCCATGTACCTGCAGTGAAGCTGCTGCTGGACATGGGCTCTGACATTAACGCTCAGATCGAAACCAATCGcaacacagcactgacactggccTGCTTCCAGGGTCGAGCTGAGGTGGTCAGCTTGCTGCTGGACCGCAAGGCTAATGTGGAACATCGTGCCAAG ACGGGACTCACCCCTCTTATGGAAGCTGCATCTGGTGGTTATGCTGAGGTGGGCCGTGTGCTGCTAGATAAAGGTGCTGATGTCAATGCCCCTCCTGTCCCTTCTTCTCGTGACACTGCCCTCACTATCGCTGCAGACAAGGGCCACTACAAGTTTTGTGAGCTTCTCATTAACAG AGTGGCTCACATTGATGTGCGTAATAAGAAGGGGAACACTCCTCTGTGGTTGGCTGCAAACGGGGGTCATTTTGATGTAGTGCAGCTGCTGGTGCAGGCGGGAGCCGATGTGGACGCAGCAGACAACCGCAAGATCACACCTCTCATGGCAGCATTCCGTAAG gggCATGTGAAAGTGGTCCAGtatttagtgaaggaggtgaaCCAGTTCCCCTCTGACATTGAATGCATGAGATACATCGCCAccattgcagataag GAGCTGCTGAAGAAGTGTCATCAGTGCATGGAAACCATCGTGAAAGCCAAAGACCAGCAGGCAGCTGAGGCTAACAAGAATGCCAGTATTCTGCTCAAGGAACTTGATCTTGAGAAG TCCCGCgaagaaagcaaaaaacaagctcttgcagcaaaaagagagaagCGTAAAGAGAAGcgcaagaagaagaaggaggaacaaaagaaaaagcttGAAGAGGAGGCAAAAGTGAAGGATACGTATTCTGAGACACAAGACCTGAAGGAGGACTCTGCTGAAG AGCCAGAGGTTCCCATTGAGCCCCCAAGcgccactaccaccaccaccattggCATCTCAGCCACGTCTACCACGTTCACCAATGCCTTTGGTAAAAAGCGGGCCAGCGTGGTTACCACGCCCAGCACCAAccgaaagaataaaaagaacaagACCAAGGACTCGCCCACTGAACCCATCATACTACAGGACCCTCAGGTGGCGCTAGCACAACAAAAGGCAGACAAAAACAAGATCCACGGTGAGCCACGGGGCGGCGGGGCACCTGGAGGCACCAGCGACTCTGACAACCTGGACAGCACAGACTGCAACAGTGAAAGCAGCAACGGCAGTAAAAGCCAGGACCTGGCTGACTTATCATCTTCATCCACCTCGTTTTCTTCCTCCGCTCCCACAGGGACCAGCCAGCCTCTACTAATGGCTGAGAAGAGACAGGCCATGTCGCATCCCACTTCTCGGGAAGAGAAGGTCACCGTGTCCATTTCCAGACCACAACAGAA ATCTCATGAGGTTATTAGTGACTTGACCCCCAGTTCCTTGCCCACATCTTTCAAGACCATTTCACTGCCAGTCACGTCACCTAACAGCAAGATGAACCTCACCAGCCCTAAGAGGGGCcaaaagagagaggagggatGGAAGGAGGTTGTACGAAG GTCAAAGAAGCTCTCGGTTCCAGCCTCTGTGGTATCTCGAATCATGGGCAGAGGTGGCTGCAATATCACAGCCATTCAAGATGTGACAGGCGCGCACATAGATGttgacaaacagaaagacaaaaatggCGAGAGAATGATCACTATCAG AGGTGGCACAGAGTCCACACGACATGCTGTCCAACTGATCAACGCGCTTATCCAGGACCCTGCCAAAGAGTTAGAGGACCTGATACCTCGCAACCATATTCGTCAGCCCGGGACAAACACCAAAATTGGTTCCACTTACACCACCTCCACAGGGGCCACTAGCACCACTGCGGCCAGTTCAAAAGGCCTGTCGTCAGTTGTGCCGTCCTCCAGTGTGTCCTTCCAGTCCTCTTCCAACTCAACCACTCAGCAAGCTAGCAAAATGGGCAAAAATATGGCACCTGGTGTTAGACCACAGTTTGTCTCTCTGCCACCGTTGGCCTACACACACCCCCAGTTGGCCCTGCTCGCAGCGCAGACCATGCATCAGATTCGTCACCCACGTCTGCCAATGGCACAGTTTGGCGGCACTTTCTCTCCCTCACCCAACACGTGGGGCCCGTTCCCTGTGCGCCCTGTGAGCCCTGGCAGTGCTAACAGCTCACCTAAACACAGTGGCAGTGTGCCCCCACGCCCTTCCAGCTCTGCCCCTGCTACCGCTGAGCACCTTGCCCCGGTATCAAGTGCTATCATTGCCTCTGGTTCCACTGCCTCTCCCACCAGCACTGTCCCCTCCAAAACACCTACACCCACCTCTGTAAGGAAGCAGCTTTTCTCTTCTGAGCCCAAGCCTACAGCGGTGCCTGCTGTTGCCACAACTGCAAGCAGTACTCCTGCTGTGCAAACCCCTCCTGCTCCCCTCAGCTGTGCTCCAACGACTCCCACGACCCCTCCACCTATGCCTGCCCCCATCGCACCATCTACACAGCATACTCAAGCTCTGAAAACAGAATCCACTCCCGCTGGTACGCCTGCTAAAGAAAAGCCAGTGGTTGAtctgcctgttcctgtttctacTGCCCCGTGTGAGGGCTCCAGCCCTTCTACCCCCCTGCACTTCCCTGCATCTCCCTCTGCACAGCCTGTATTGCCTGTTCTGGCTGAGGTCAGACAACAGGTGCCCCTGCCCTTCACCGCCAGCACAGAACCAAGTTCCTCCTCCACAGTCCAACCAGGCGTCACCCTGCCCGTCTCTCGTCCTGTACCGCCCACCACGGTCAGCAGCACAATCGCAAACACCAGCAGCACCTTACCTCTCTACACCACACCTGCTGGAACTGGGGTGTCCACTCGCTTACAGCCCCCGACAACGTACTACCCCATGGGACCTGGAGCACCTATGCAGGAGCAGCAGTCTGTTTTCGTACCATCGGGTGCAACACAGGAGCCGCATAAGCAGCAACAGCAGCCTACCCAGCCTAGCTTAGCCACAGCTAGCATGCCACCCCATTCACTTCAGATATCCTCTACCATGGGCATGTTAAATGGGTCACAGGTGCACCTTCACAGTGGCAAAGCTCAGCTACCGCCGAACTTTGGCCCTGCAGCTCTTTTCAATCACTTTTCAAGCATCTTCGACAGCAACCAGGTGGGCAACAACCAGGTGTGGGGGGCCTGTCACCTTCCAACTCGCACTCCACCAGAACAGCCCTACAGCGCCCCACCTGCTTATATGGGAGGGATGGGGCAAATGGAGAGCACCATGCCTCCACCTGATGGTTCCAAGGCCCCAGGATATCGTTGTACGTCCCAGCGAGTTGTCTCTAGCCCCATTG GCATGCACCCCATGGACCCCTCAGGCAATTCCATCTCTTCTTCCACCGCGCTCACCAGCTTTGCCACAAGCATGTCAGCCAGCCCTGTTTTTCTGCAGGGCCCAGCTCCTGTAGGAACGCCCTCTTTCAGCCGACAGCACTTCTCCCCTCATCCTTGGAGCGCCTCCACATCCT GTGAGTCTCCAGTGCCCTCCGTGTCGTCTGGAGCATCTTCCCCTTTGTGCACGTCCACCGTGACACCTGCGCTGATCCAGGCCAAACCTAGTAGTTCCTGTCAGCAGGACCGCAAAGTGCCCCCGCCCATCGGGACAGAGCGCCTGGCTCGGATCCGGCAAACTGGCTCCGTCAACCATACCATGCTGCCCACCAGCTATACACCGCCGGTTGGACAGGGTGGCATCTGGTCTTTCGGTGTGGGCAGTGCCTCCG AAGCAATGTCAGGCTGGTCTCAGCCCATGATGGGTGGACCTGTGATTCACCAGCAGCTGCAGGAGCAGTCAGCCTTTTCTC